A stretch of the Thunnus thynnus chromosome 7, fThuThy2.1, whole genome shotgun sequence genome encodes the following:
- the lrrc51 gene encoding leucine rich repeat containing 51, which translates to MYGAPVDLSFKYIGSLADTHLEEPSSGLRPLKRNSQKKYLSRSLRLNNNNITDLHDLQRTISHFLAEPSQLAWLDLSFNNITNIEQVLCELRELRVLYLHGNSIFILSEVDKLGVLPHLHTITLHGNVIETNKAYRNRVISALPGLKMMDFSAVTRQERIMAKIWHHGNNRRRSSKETLR; encoded by the exons ATGTATGGAGCCCCAGTggatttatcttttaaatacatCGGCAGCTTGGCAG ACACACATTTAGAGGAACCCAGCAGTGGTCTGCGGCCTTTAAAGAGAAATTCACAGAAGAAGTACCTAAGCCGCTCCCTGCGtctcaataacaacaacatcacTGACCTTCATGACCTCCAGAGGACCATTAGCCACTTCCTGGCTGAGCCATCGCAGCTCGCCTGGCTGGACCTTTCCTTCAACAATATCACAAATATAGAACAA GTTTTGTGTGAGCTGCGTGAACTGCGTGTGTTGTATCTTCATGGCAACAGCATTTTTATTCTGTCGGAGGTGGACAAGTTGGGCGTTCTTCCACATCTACACACCATCACTCTGCATGGAAATGTCATAGAGACCAACAAGGCTTACAG GAATCGTGTGATTTCTGCTTTACCTGGGTTAAAGATGATGGACTTCAGTGCTGTGACGCGCCAGGAGCGAATAATGGCAAAGATTTGGCATCACGGCAACAATCGACGCAGAAGCAGCAAGGAGACTCTCCGCTGA